From a single Streptomyces liliifuscus genomic region:
- the rocD gene encoding ornithine--oxo-acid transaminase has product MTVAPSRSVRSSAELIRAEEPVLAHNYHPLPVVVARAEGTWVEDVEGRRYLDMLAGYSALNFGHRHPALIEAAHRQLDQLTLTSRAFHNDRLARFAESLAELTGLDMVLPMNTGAEAVESAIKVARKWAYEVKGVAPDRATIVVAADNFHGRTTTIVSFSTDETARAGFGPFTPGFRVVPYNDLAALEAAVDETTAAVLIEPIQGEAGVVIPDDGYLRGVRELTRRTGCLFIADEIQSGLGRTGRTLAVEHEDVVPDMLLLGKALGGGIVPVSAVVARRDVLQVLRPGEHGSTFGGNPLSAAVGSAVVELLETGEYQRRAAELGVVLRGGLTSLVGKGVQGFRARGLWAGVDIDPAIGTGRDISERLMREGVLVKDTHGSTIRLAPPLTITGEELRTALGALEKVLAEGA; this is encoded by the coding sequence ATGACCGTCGCTCCCAGCCGTTCCGTGCGTTCGTCCGCCGAGCTGATCCGCGCCGAGGAGCCCGTCCTCGCGCACAACTACCACCCGCTGCCCGTGGTCGTCGCGCGCGCCGAGGGCACCTGGGTCGAGGACGTCGAGGGCCGCCGCTACCTCGACATGCTGGCCGGCTACTCGGCCCTCAACTTCGGGCACCGCCACCCGGCCCTGATCGAGGCGGCACACCGGCAGCTCGACCAGCTGACGCTCACCTCGCGCGCGTTCCACAACGACCGGCTGGCCCGGTTCGCGGAGTCCCTGGCCGAGTTGACGGGCCTGGACATGGTCCTGCCGATGAACACGGGCGCCGAGGCCGTGGAGAGCGCCATCAAGGTGGCCCGCAAGTGGGCGTACGAGGTGAAGGGCGTCGCTCCGGACCGGGCGACCATCGTGGTGGCCGCCGACAACTTCCACGGCCGTACGACGACCATCGTCAGCTTCTCCACCGACGAGACGGCCCGCGCTGGCTTCGGTCCCTTCACTCCGGGCTTCCGCGTGGTCCCGTACAACGATCTCGCCGCGCTCGAAGCTGCGGTCGACGAGACGACCGCGGCCGTCCTGATCGAGCCGATCCAGGGCGAGGCGGGTGTCGTCATCCCCGACGACGGCTATCTGCGCGGCGTCCGCGAACTGACCCGGCGCACCGGATGCCTGTTCATCGCGGACGAGATCCAGTCGGGCCTCGGCCGTACGGGACGCACGCTCGCCGTCGAGCACGAGGACGTCGTCCCGGACATGCTGCTGCTCGGCAAGGCGCTCGGCGGCGGCATCGTGCCGGTCTCCGCGGTGGTCGCGCGGCGAGACGTGCTCCAGGTGCTGCGGCCGGGTGAGCACGGTTCGACGTTCGGCGGCAACCCGCTGTCCGCGGCGGTCGGCTCGGCAGTCGTGGAGCTGCTGGAGACCGGCGAATACCAGCGCAGGGCGGCGGAGCTGGGCGTCGTACTGCGCGGCGGTCTGACGTCCCTCGTCGGCAAGGGCGTCCAGGGCTTCCGGGCCCGCGGCCTGTGGGCGGGCGTCGACATCGACCCCGCCATCGGCACCGGCCGCGACATCAGCGAACGCCTCATGCGGGAGGGAGTCCTCGTCAAGGACACCCACGGATCCACAATCCGCCTCGCTCCCCCGCTGACGATCACGGGCGAGGAACTCCGAACGGCACTCGGGGCACTGGAAAAGGTACTGGCGGAGGGGGCCTAA
- the ddaH gene encoding dimethylargininase has product MPMSRVPRSRRFLVCEPRHFAVQYAINPWMHEDTQVDVDLARGQWAELVRAYRAHGHTVDSVEPVAGLPDMVFAANSALVVAGRVFGSLFHAPQRRPESTAYETWFKNAGFDVYRPEAVCEGEGDLVFAGRVLLAGTGFRTERAAHHEVQEFFGVPTVSLTLVDPRFYHLDTALFVLDDGPEANIAYYPEAFSAGSREVLRLLFPDAVIATHDDAMAFGLNSVSDGRHVFIAPRAEALAGELARHGYVPVPVDLSEFQKAGGGIKCCTQEIRS; this is encoded by the coding sequence GTGCCCATGAGTCGTGTGCCGCGATCGAGGCGCTTCCTTGTCTGCGAACCCAGACACTTCGCCGTGCAGTACGCCATCAATCCCTGGATGCATGAGGACACACAGGTCGACGTCGATCTGGCCCGAGGACAGTGGGCGGAGCTGGTCCGCGCCTACCGCGCCCACGGCCACACCGTCGACAGCGTGGAACCGGTCGCCGGTCTGCCGGACATGGTCTTCGCCGCGAACTCGGCGCTGGTCGTGGCCGGCCGGGTCTTCGGCTCGCTCTTCCACGCACCGCAGCGCCGCCCGGAGTCGACCGCGTACGAGACGTGGTTCAAGAACGCGGGCTTCGACGTCTATCGCCCCGAGGCGGTGTGCGAGGGCGAGGGCGATCTGGTCTTCGCCGGCCGCGTTCTCCTGGCCGGCACCGGATTCCGTACGGAGCGGGCCGCCCATCACGAGGTGCAGGAGTTCTTCGGCGTCCCGACGGTCAGCCTCACGTTGGTGGACCCGCGCTTCTACCACCTCGACACCGCGCTGTTCGTGCTCGACGACGGCCCCGAGGCGAACATCGCGTACTACCCGGAGGCCTTCTCCGCGGGCAGCCGTGAGGTGCTGCGCCTGCTGTTCCCGGACGCGGTGATCGCCACGCACGACGACGCGATGGCGTTCGGACTGAACTCCGTCTCCGACGGCCGTCATGTCTTCATCGCGCCGCGCGCCGAGGCCCTCGCGGGCGAGCTCGCCCGCCACGGCTATGTTCCCGTCCCCGTCGACCTGTCGGAGTTCCAGAAGGCAGGCGGGGGCATCAAGTGCTGCACCCAGGAGATCCGCTCATGA
- a CDS encoding Lrp/AsnC family transcriptional regulator, whose translation MTPTSAPFDDLDRKIVTALMANARTSFAEIGAAVGLSATAVKRRVDRMRETGVITGFSATVEPAALGWRTEAYVEVYCEGAAPPRRLAEVMRNHPEITAAMTVTGGADALLHVRARDVEHFEEVLERIRVEPFIRKTISYMVLSHLLPESPEAGASQPAPEPGA comes from the coding sequence ATGACACCCACGTCCGCCCCCTTCGACGATCTGGACCGCAAGATCGTCACGGCTCTGATGGCGAACGCCCGCACGAGCTTCGCCGAGATCGGCGCGGCGGTCGGTCTGTCCGCCACCGCGGTCAAGCGCCGGGTCGACCGGATGCGCGAGACCGGCGTGATCACCGGGTTCTCGGCGACGGTGGAGCCGGCCGCGCTGGGCTGGCGCACGGAGGCGTACGTGGAGGTGTACTGCGAGGGCGCCGCCCCGCCGCGGCGGCTCGCGGAGGTGATGCGCAACCATCCCGAGATCACCGCCGCCATGACGGTGACCGGTGGCGCGGACGCGCTGCTGCATGTGCGGGCCCGGGATGTCGAGCACTTCGAGGAGGTGCTGGAGCGGATCCGGGTGGAGCCGTTCATCCGCAAGACGATCAGCTACATGGTGCTGTCGCATCTGCTGCCGGAGAGCCCGGAAGCGGGGGCGAGCCAGCCCGCCCCGGAACCGGGGGCGTGA
- a CDS encoding LytR/AlgR family response regulator transcription factor: protein MLRALAVDDEPPSLEELLYLLDADPRVSSVEGASDATAALRRINRALESGPDGDEGIDVVFLDIHMPGLDGLDMARLLAGFAKPPLVVFVTAHEGFAVQAFDLKAVDYVLKPVRRERLAEAVRRAVEQMDAAPLIPVHEPDPDHISVELGGVTRFVAVEDITHVEAQGDYARLHTAQGSHLVRIPLSTLEERWRSRGFVRIHRRHLVALGHISELRLDAGTVSVLVDSVELQVSRRHARELRDLLMRRTAS, encoded by the coding sequence ATGCTGCGCGCCCTCGCCGTCGACGACGAACCGCCCTCCCTCGAAGAGCTGCTCTATCTGCTGGACGCCGATCCACGGGTGAGCAGCGTCGAGGGCGCGAGCGATGCCACGGCGGCGCTGCGCCGGATCAACCGTGCCCTGGAGAGCGGCCCCGACGGCGACGAGGGCATCGACGTCGTCTTCCTCGACATCCACATGCCGGGCCTCGACGGACTCGACATGGCCCGGCTGCTCGCCGGGTTCGCCAAACCGCCGCTCGTCGTCTTCGTCACCGCCCACGAGGGCTTCGCCGTGCAGGCCTTCGACCTCAAGGCCGTCGACTACGTCCTGAAGCCCGTGCGCAGGGAGCGCCTGGCCGAGGCCGTCCGCCGGGCCGTCGAGCAGATGGACGCGGCCCCGCTGATACCCGTGCACGAACCCGACCCGGACCACATATCCGTCGAGCTCGGGGGAGTCACCCGCTTCGTCGCCGTGGAGGACATCACCCACGTCGAGGCCCAGGGGGACTACGCGCGGCTGCACACCGCCCAGGGCAGCCACCTCGTCCGCATCCCGCTCTCCACCCTCGAGGAACGCTGGCGCTCGCGCGGCTTCGTCCGCATCCACCGCCGCCATCTCGTCGCCCTCGGCCACATCAGCGAACTCCGGCTGGACGCGGGTACCGTCAGCGTCCTGGTCGACTCGGTCGAACTGCAGGTCAGCCGCCGTCACGCACGCGAACTGCGCGACCTGCTGATGCGCCGGACCGCGAGCTGA
- a CDS encoding sodium/solute symporter, whose protein sequence is MNENYAVPAVALVVVATVFVGAFGLRISRTTSDFYVASRTVGPRLNAAAISGEYLSAASFLGIAGLVLVQGPDMLWYPVGYTAGYLVLLLFVAAPLRRSGAYTLPDFAEARLASQAVRRLAGAFVVGVGWLYLLPQLQGAGLTLNVLTGASKPLGGIIVAVVVVATVAAGGMRSITFVQAFQYWLKLTALLVPALFLVLAWQGDGAPDRPFDEPATFREHRVVRIDAGLDLKLGQPLSVTATGTVDGERYEDERVRLPAGVHRIEQGTRLTFTKGDPVPVADRGSNGGMSTSLAAGREERPLYATYGLILATFLGTMGLPHVVVRFYTSPHGVAARRTTVAVLGLIGAFYLLPPVYGALGRLYAPELTLTGDADAAVLLLPDRVIGGLGGDLLGALVAGGAFAAFLSTASGLTMAVAGVLTQDVLPSRGVRHFRLGTVLAMIVPLAASSIVGGLPVADAVGLAFAVSASSFCPLLVLGIWWHRLTPPGAAAGMIVGGGSALLAVAATMAGFPGTGSLHALLAWPALWSVPLGFLTMVLVSLATPGRVPVGTAAILARFHLPEELAGGQVRTEVKA, encoded by the coding sequence GTGAACGAGAACTACGCCGTCCCCGCGGTCGCGCTCGTGGTCGTCGCGACCGTCTTCGTCGGCGCCTTCGGCCTGCGCATCTCCCGCACCACCTCGGACTTCTACGTGGCCTCCCGCACGGTCGGCCCCCGACTGAACGCGGCCGCCATCAGCGGCGAGTACCTCTCCGCCGCCTCCTTCCTCGGCATCGCGGGCCTGGTCCTCGTCCAGGGCCCCGACATGCTCTGGTACCCGGTCGGCTACACCGCCGGCTATCTCGTCCTGCTGCTCTTCGTCGCCGCCCCGCTGCGCCGCTCCGGCGCCTACACGCTGCCCGACTTCGCCGAGGCCCGGCTCGCCTCGCAGGCCGTACGGCGGCTGGCCGGAGCCTTCGTCGTCGGCGTCGGCTGGCTCTACCTCCTGCCCCAACTCCAGGGCGCGGGGCTGACGTTGAACGTCCTGACCGGAGCCTCCAAGCCGCTCGGCGGCATCATCGTCGCCGTCGTCGTGGTCGCCACCGTCGCCGCGGGCGGCATGCGCAGCATCACCTTCGTGCAGGCCTTCCAGTACTGGCTCAAACTCACCGCCCTGCTCGTCCCCGCGCTCTTCCTCGTCCTCGCCTGGCAGGGCGACGGGGCCCCGGACCGCCCCTTCGACGAACCGGCCACATTCCGCGAGCACCGGGTCGTCCGCATCGACGCCGGACTCGACCTCAAGCTCGGCCAACCGCTGAGCGTCACCGCGACGGGCACGGTCGACGGCGAGCGCTACGAGGACGAACGGGTCCGCCTCCCGGCCGGCGTCCACCGCATCGAACAGGGCACCCGGCTGACCTTCACCAAGGGCGACCCCGTCCCCGTCGCCGACCGCGGCAGCAACGGCGGCATGTCGACCTCCCTCGCCGCCGGCCGCGAGGAACGCCCGCTGTACGCCACGTACGGACTGATCCTCGCCACCTTCCTCGGCACCATGGGGCTGCCGCACGTCGTCGTCCGCTTCTACACCAGCCCGCACGGTGTCGCCGCCCGCCGCACCACCGTCGCCGTGCTCGGCCTGATCGGCGCCTTCTACCTGCTGCCCCCGGTCTACGGAGCGCTGGGCCGTCTGTACGCACCCGAGCTGACCCTCACCGGGGACGCGGACGCCGCCGTACTGCTGCTGCCCGACCGGGTGATCGGCGGGCTCGGCGGGGACCTGCTGGGCGCGCTGGTGGCGGGCGGGGCCTTCGCCGCGTTCCTGTCCACGGCGTCGGGCCTGACCATGGCGGTGGCGGGCGTCCTCACCCAGGACGTACTGCCCTCGCGTGGCGTACGGCACTTCCGGCTCGGCACGGTCCTCGCCATGATCGTGCCGCTCGCGGCCAGTTCGATCGTCGGCGGACTGCCGGTCGCGGACGCGGTGGGGCTCGCCTTCGCGGTGTCCGCGTCGTCCTTCTGCCCGCTGCTGGTCCTCGGTATCTGGTGGCATCGGCTCACCCCGCCCGGCGCCGCGGCCGGGATGATCGTCGGCGGCGGCTCGGCGCTGCTCGCGGTCGCCGCCACCATGGCGGGCTTCCCGGGCACGGGCTCGCTGCACGCGCTTCTCGCCTGGCCCGCGCTCTGGTCCGTACCCCTGGGATTCCTGACGATGGTGCTGGTGTCCCTCGCGACACCCGGGCGGGTGCCGGTCGGAACGGCCGCGATCCTCGCCCGCTTCCATCTGCCGGAGGAACTGGCCGGGGGACAGGTACGCACGGAGGTCAAGGCATGA
- a CDS encoding sensor histidine kinase, with the protein MSGFLAGLCVAVLPLLAAGFWLGRRTSRPSSLGGLGTPVEHATFETLHTASLAAPPLRAGLTGETARKSARRLRTLLGTDALCLTDQDTVLAWEGVGEHHRDQIMERLGGPLETGRGEAFRLDCDEPYCPLRWAVVAPLTVDDRVHGALVACAPRESAVLVRATGEVARWVSVQLELADLDQSRTRLIEAEIKALRAQISPHFIFNSLAVIASFVRTDPERARELLLEFADFTRYSFRRHGDFTTLADELHAIDHYLALVRARFGDRLSVTLQIAPEVLPVTLPFLCLQPLVENAVKHGLEGGTGKVDKSRITITAQDAGAEALVVIEDDGPGMDPDRLRRILSGEVSPSGGIGLSNVDDRLRQVYGDDYGLVIETALGAGMKITARLPKYQPGVHSAGRLPRE; encoded by the coding sequence ATGAGCGGTTTCCTGGCCGGGCTCTGCGTGGCCGTACTCCCGTTGCTGGCCGCCGGGTTCTGGCTCGGCCGGCGCACCTCCCGCCCGTCGAGCCTCGGCGGCCTCGGCACCCCCGTCGAGCACGCCACCTTCGAGACCCTGCACACCGCGTCGCTCGCCGCCCCGCCGCTGAGGGCAGGACTGACCGGGGAGACGGCCCGCAAATCGGCCCGGCGGCTGCGCACCCTGCTCGGCACCGACGCGCTCTGTCTCACCGACCAGGACACGGTCCTCGCCTGGGAGGGCGTCGGAGAACACCACCGGGACCAGATCATGGAGCGGCTGGGCGGCCCCCTGGAGACCGGCCGAGGCGAGGCCTTCCGACTCGACTGCGACGAGCCGTACTGCCCCCTGCGCTGGGCTGTCGTCGCCCCGCTCACCGTCGACGACCGCGTGCACGGGGCACTCGTCGCCTGCGCGCCCCGCGAGTCGGCCGTGCTCGTCCGGGCCACCGGAGAAGTCGCCCGCTGGGTCTCGGTCCAGCTGGAACTCGCCGACCTCGACCAGTCCCGCACCCGGTTGATCGAGGCCGAGATCAAGGCGCTGCGGGCCCAGATATCCCCGCACTTCATCTTCAACTCGCTCGCGGTGATCGCCTCGTTCGTCCGCACTGACCCGGAGCGCGCCCGCGAACTTCTCCTGGAATTCGCCGACTTCACCCGCTACTCGTTCCGCAGGCACGGCGACTTCACCACGCTCGCCGACGAACTGCACGCCATCGATCACTACTTGGCCCTGGTCAGGGCCCGCTTCGGCGACCGGCTCTCGGTCACCCTGCAGATCGCCCCCGAGGTACTCCCGGTCACCCTGCCCTTCCTCTGCCTCCAGCCGCTCGTCGAGAACGCCGTGAAGCACGGCCTCGAAGGCGGCACCGGGAAGGTCGACAAGAGCCGCATCACCATCACCGCCCAGGACGCGGGCGCCGAGGCACTCGTCGTCATCGAGGACGACGGCCCCGGAATGGACCCCGACCGGCTGCGCCGCATCCTGTCCGGCGAGGTCAGCCCCTCGGGCGGCATCGGCCTGTCGAACGTCGACGACCGGTTGCGGCAGGTGTACGGCGACGACTACGGCCTCGTCATCGAGACCGCACTCGGCGCGGGCATGAAAATCACCGCCCGCCTGCCGAAATACCAGCCGGGCGTGCACTCGGCGGGGCGTCTGCCCCGCGAATGA
- a CDS encoding serine/threonine-protein kinase, which produces MASGSPQSGVGRVIAGRYLLLNQLGSGGMGHVWLAHDQRLACEVALKEIVFRNPGEEGDRSARVARARAEARHAAGLRGHPHVVTVHDVLEHEGLPWIVMEYVPGALDLHALVTQRGPLAPAECARVGLAVLDALTAGHERGVMHRDVKPANILLAPDRAGSPYARVLLTDYGISVQPDGGETRYTQTSVLVGTAGYLAPERAQGGPPTAAADLFSLGCTLYYAVEGYGPFDRDSGLAALTAVVLEEPRPTLRAGALESLLAAMLTKNPVHRITAEEAEGALSAILTPQSHPRTQFDPGSEPPWAGGPTHTAAPRAPETPGASQSHANGSQWYAPSAAQESSAAPGQGNPATWPPPGQGPAPWPTGQGYGPPPATTSRRRPRHRVLKSVLATALGLALAGGGTWYAMAYLPGKGAGNPYGEAVGLTTPLKDGDCVDAEWPGTPFSGEPALEVVGCDSRNTEGQVLAAFETGSAEEARTGAAAQCEQRTGETRKKLADMRSFAAVPTADGFDAADRRVACLLLEARGYPVYGPLGDHRKPGTLFKDTATMQKRDCLDKVSGNRAKLVSCDGPHEQQVLDFFRMPPGTSLDDAQDEAPETCQKEVPPQDYGYDPSVYEAAAWVGNSGWNSGTRFVVCTAIRQDRGTMERDEP; this is translated from the coding sequence ATGGCATCAGGATCACCGCAGTCGGGAGTCGGCCGGGTCATCGCCGGCCGGTACCTACTGCTGAACCAGCTGGGCAGCGGCGGCATGGGACATGTCTGGCTCGCCCACGACCAGCGGCTGGCTTGTGAGGTCGCCCTCAAGGAGATCGTGTTCCGCAATCCGGGCGAGGAGGGCGACCGCTCGGCCAGGGTCGCCCGGGCCCGTGCCGAGGCCCGGCACGCCGCGGGGCTGCGCGGCCACCCGCACGTGGTGACCGTGCACGACGTCCTGGAACACGAGGGCCTGCCCTGGATCGTCATGGAGTACGTGCCGGGCGCGCTCGACCTGCACGCCCTGGTCACCCAGCGCGGGCCGCTGGCCCCCGCCGAGTGCGCCCGTGTCGGACTCGCCGTGCTCGACGCGCTGACCGCCGGGCACGAGCGGGGCGTCATGCACCGGGACGTGAAGCCCGCCAACATCCTGCTGGCCCCGGACCGCGCCGGGTCTCCGTACGCCCGGGTGCTGCTCACGGACTACGGCATCTCCGTGCAGCCCGACGGCGGCGAGACGCGGTACACACAGACCTCCGTGCTGGTGGGCACCGCCGGGTATCTGGCGCCCGAGCGGGCCCAGGGCGGGCCGCCCACCGCAGCGGCCGACCTGTTCTCGCTGGGCTGCACGCTCTACTACGCCGTCGAGGGCTACGGTCCCTTCGACCGCGATTCGGGGCTCGCGGCGCTCACCGCCGTCGTACTGGAGGAGCCGCGTCCGACGCTGCGCGCGGGTGCGCTGGAATCACTCCTGGCCGCCATGCTCACCAAGAACCCCGTCCACCGGATCACCGCGGAGGAGGCCGAGGGCGCGCTGTCCGCGATCCTGACGCCGCAGTCGCATCCCCGGACCCAGTTCGACCCGGGCTCGGAGCCGCCCTGGGCGGGCGGGCCCACCCATACGGCCGCACCCCGTGCCCCCGAGACACCCGGGGCCTCACAGAGCCACGCGAACGGCTCGCAGTGGTACGCGCCGTCGGCCGCGCAGGAGTCCTCGGCCGCGCCCGGCCAGGGGAACCCCGCCACCTGGCCGCCGCCCGGGCAGGGGCCCGCCCCGTGGCCGACCGGGCAGGGGTACGGGCCTCCCCCGGCCACCACCAGCAGGCGCCGCCCGCGCCACCGCGTCCTGAAATCCGTACTGGCGACCGCGCTGGGGCTGGCCCTGGCGGGCGGCGGGACCTGGTACGCGATGGCGTATCTGCCGGGCAAGGGCGCCGGGAACCCGTACGGAGAGGCCGTCGGGCTGACCACGCCGCTCAAGGACGGGGACTGCGTCGACGCCGAATGGCCCGGCACGCCCTTCTCGGGCGAGCCCGCGCTCGAGGTCGTGGGCTGCGACAGCAGGAACACCGAGGGGCAGGTCCTGGCGGCGTTCGAGACCGGCTCCGCCGAGGAGGCCCGTACGGGAGCCGCCGCCCAGTGCGAGCAGCGCACCGGGGAGACCCGCAAGAAGCTGGCGGACATGCGCTCCTTCGCCGCTGTCCCGACCGCGGACGGCTTCGATGCCGCCGACCGTCGCGTCGCCTGTCTGCTGCTGGAGGCGCGCGGCTATCCCGTGTACGGCCCGCTCGGGGACCACCGCAAACCGGGCACGCTCTTCAAGGACACCGCCACGATGCAGAAACGGGACTGCCTCGACAAGGTCTCCGGCAACCGCGCCAAGCTGGTCTCCTGCGACGGCCCCCATGAGCAGCAGGTGCTCGACTTCTTCCGCATGCCTCCGGGAACCAGCCTCGACGACGCACAGGACGAAGCACCCGAAACATGCCAGAAGGAGGTCCCGCCGCAGGACTACGGCTACGACCCCAGCGTCTACGAGGCCGCCGCCTGGGTCGGTAACAGCGGGTGGAACTCAGGGACGCGTTTCGTAGTGTGCACTGCAATTCGCCAAGACCGGGGCACCATGGAGAGGGACGAACCATGA